The following coding sequences lie in one Glycine max cultivar Williams 82 chromosome 19, Glycine_max_v4.0, whole genome shotgun sequence genomic window:
- the LOC102667025 gene encoding uncharacterized protein, translating to MADALVTLSSMFKVSSHGDLPYIEFRCRVEPAHCCLIEEEEDGKPWYFDIKKYIKDKEYPLEASDNDKRTFRRLATNFLLSGNVLYKRNHDMVLLRCVDAKEAEQMLVEVHEGSFGIVAPWPFSMWGIDMIGAIEPKASSRHRFILVAIDYFTKWVEEASYASMTRNVVIRFIKKEIICRYGLPRKIITDNATNLNNKMMKEMCEDFKIQYHNSTPYRPKMNGAIETSVRTATGATPFSLVYRMEVVLLFKVEIPSLRILVELGLEEVDWAQTHFDQLNLIEGKRLAAMSHGRLYQSRVKNTFDKRVRPRKFSEGDLVLKKVSQVQKDH from the exons ATGGCTGACGCCCTTGTCACTCTATCGTCCATGTTCAAAGTGAGCTCACATGGAGATTtgccatacatcgaattcaGATGTCGTGTTGAGCCTGCACATTGTTGTTTGatagaagaggaagaggatggTAAACCTTGGTACTTTGATATCAAGAAATACATTAAAGATAAGGAATACCCGCTTGAGgcctctgacaatgacaaaagaacatTTCGGAGATTGGCAACCAATTTCCTCTTGAGTGGGAATGTCTTGTacaaaagaaaccatgacatggtgtTGCTTCGATGTGTTGATGCAAAAGAGGCCGAACAAATGCTAGTGGAGGTGCATGAGGGATCCTTTG GTATTGTAGCACCGTGGCCATTCTCAATGTGGGGCATAGACATGatcggggccatcgaacccaaggcttcaaGCAGGCATCGCTTCATTTTAGTCGCcattgattacttcaccaaatgggtggaAGAAGCTTCATATGCTAGCATGACTAGAAATGTGGTGATTAgattcattaagaaggagataatTTGCAGATATGGGTTACCCAGAAAGATCATCACCGATAATGCCACCAATttaaacaacaagatgatgaaggaaatgtgtgaggacTTCAAAATCCAATACCATAATTCCACACCTTATAGGCCCAAGATGAACGGGGCAATTGAG ACTTCTGTACGCACAGCTACTGGGGCAACCCCGTTCTCTTTGGTATACAGGATGGAAGTTGTGCTCCTGTTTAAGGTGGAGATTCCTTCTTTAAGAATCCTAGTAGAGTTAGGATTGGAAGAAGTAGATTGGGCCCAGACACACTTTGATCAATTAaatcttattgaaggtaagagaTTGgctgccatgagccatgggcgacTATATCAGAGCAGAGTGAAAAACACTTTTGACAAGAGGGTGCGCCCGCGTAAGTTCAGCGAGGGGGATCTTGTTCTGAAGAAAGTGTCGCAAGTTCAAAAGGATCActga